A segment of the Aureliella helgolandensis genome:
GCAAGAAAATCGAGCAGCTCGGGGTGTGTCGGTGGATCTCCCATGAGACCAAAATTGTTGGGTGAACGGACGATGCCACGTCCGAAGTAATGAAGCCAAATCCGATTAACGATCACGCGAGCGGTCATCCAGTTGTCGTCGGAAGCGATCCAATCGGCCAGCACGCGTCGCCGGCCAGCAGATTTGGCATCGGCAGGAGGTTCTGGGATTTGAGGGGCGCCGCCACCGATAAGCTTGGGAAAGGTCAGGTCGACGGGGTCGCCAGGAGCATGGGGGCTACCGCGGAGTTGTACGAAGGTTTGTTCGGGATGAGCATTCAGCACGGCCAGCCCCAAAACCGTTTCCCGAGGTGGGAGGTTCTGAAGTTGCTTCCCTATTTCACGGACTTCCTGCTTGAGCGACTGGTACGTATCCCAGGTCTCCGCGTCCACGAATTGCTGCATGCGTTCCTTGAGCACCTGGCGACGACCAGCTCCCTCGGTGGCGCGTTGTTCGGTAGCGGTCATCTTCTGAATCGCAGCTTGCTCAATTTTTCGCGTTTCTTGTTCCATAGTGCGTTTGCGAGATTCGAGTACATCGTATTGCTCGCCGACGTCCGCGTTGATGTCGATCTGATTGTTCGTCGTTAGGTCGCCTCGCTCCGCATACTCGGTCACGTCGCGCATGAAAGCGACCATGCTGTAGTAGTCTTTTTGCAGCAAGGGGTCAATCTTGTGGTCATGGCAGCGCGCGCAGTTGAGCGTAAGACCGAGGAAGCCTTGGCTAGTGGTGGCCACGAGGTCATCGTATCCATCAAACTTGGCTTGCAATGGATCTGCCGGTTCGTCATCCCAGATTCCCAGGCGATAGTAGCCAGTAGCGGTAAGTGAGTCGGGGGTGACTTCATCCAGTTCATCACCGGCGAGTTGTTCACGCACGAAACGGTCATAGGGTTTGTCGCTGTTCATGGCGCGGATGACGTAATCGCGATACTTCCATGCGTTGGGCTTGATGCCGTCTCGCTCGTAACTGTTGGTTTCAGCAAAGCGGACGACGTCGAGCCAGTTGCGCGCCCAACGTTCTCCGAAGGCGGGATCGGCCAGCAGCTGGTCCACTAGCTGGGTGTATTTCTGATCGCTCCAGTCGTGACTCCAGGCTGCTACCTGTTCGGGAGTCGGAGGAAGTCCCGTAATGTCGATGTAGGTTCGGCGGACCAAGGATTGCGCACTCGCTTCCGCTACTGGGGCCAGTCCCGCTTGCTCGATCTTGGACAAAATGAAGTTGTCGAGTGGTTGTCGTGACCAAGCAGGGGTGGATACCTCGGGAACCGGTGGTCGTGAAATGGGTTGAAAGGCCCAGTGGAGTTTGTACTCCGCGCCGGAGTCGATCCAGGCCGCCAACGCCGCGACTTCCGTTTCCGTCAACGGTTTCCCTTCCGGCGGCATGCGCTCGGATTCGTCCTCGGTTGTAATGCGGCGAATCAGCTCACTCTGGCTCGCCTTACCTGGCGTAAGGGGTGGCAGACCGCTGTCGGCTTCCGCAATGAGGCTGGTGCGATCGTCAAAGCGAATGCTGCCCTCCTGTAGGTCGGGACCGTGGCAGGCATAGCACCGGCGCGCTAGGACCATCTGGATGTCTTTGGCAAAGTCGATATCTGCCGCTCCAGCCAGCGGATTGACCAGTGACACCGAGCAGAGTCCCGTCAGAGCCGCTAGCAGTACATTGGGGAGCCATCCTAAGCCTGGGAATAGCGTCTGCTTTGCCATTGGAACAATTCCTAGCCGGAGATTTGTGGGGGGAGGAGTGAGGAGTTGGCGGGAGACGAGCCCGTGCATCTGCGGTTGAGAACCACAGGTTGTGCGCACTGAGCGAAGGGATCCATACAGTCTATCTTAGACGATACGATGCGTTTGTCATTACGCTTCTGGAGCGGGGGCAGCCGGAAACACACCTTGATGCTCGCCTGCTGCTAGCTAGCCCTGCGTACCCAGCAGGATCCCCAATGTGGCGTAAATGCGTCAAAATTGCCCCGCGAGCGTGAGACATGCTGATTCTGCCTGGGGAATAAGGTAACATGCGATCTTACGCCTTAAGTAGCTTGTAGGAGCGTTTGGCCGCCTTTAGTGGCGGTGTGCTTGCAAGCTAGCGGTTTCGCAGCGTGCGGTACCAGCTTCGTGCGTATCCCCCCTTTGAGTTCTGGATCAGGAGATCAGCCATGCTACGAAACGCGCCCAAACGTGCATTCACTCTCGTTGAGTTATTGGTCGTTATTGCGATCATCGGTATTTTGGTGGGGTTACTGTTACCCGCGGTGCAGTCTGCCCGCGAAGCGGCTCGGCGGATGCAGTGCAGCAACCATCTCAAGCAGTGGGCGCTCGCGTTTCATAATCACCACGATGCCTTCAAGGCCTTCCCCAAGGGGTCGTCCAATGGTGCGGCCCTCCGGCAGACTTGGGTCATGTATCTTTGGCCCTATGTGGAACAAACGAGTCTGTACAACATGACCGACCTTAAGTCTCATTTTTACGTGGAGCCAAATACGATTCCCTTCACCTTGGACGGGCCAACCGGGAAGCATGTCTCCATTTATTTATGTCCGAGCGACAGTGGCACGATCGACCAGAATGATCCGGGTAGTCGATACCAACGGACGCGCGGCAACTACGTGGTCAATTGGGGAAACAGCTGGTATGGGCAGAATCCTCAGCCGGCAGCATCCGCCCCCTTTTCGCATAACAATGGCAACCGCAGTATGCCCAACAAAACCACTTTTGGCAGCATTTCGGATGGGACATCCAATACGCTGCTAATGAGTGAATATCTGATCGCTAAGAGTTCGGCGGACAATGACTGGCGCGGAGACATTCACAACGATGATGGTGTTTTTCGATTCCATACATTGATGACACCGAACACCTCGGCGCCGGACATTATTCGCAACGGGTGGTTTCAAACGCCCAACGACCCACAAATGCCAGCTGCTGCTGGGACGGAGCAGCAAAACGCGGCGCGCAGCCGGCACACAGGAGGTGTAACTACAGCCTATTGTGATGGTTCAATTCACTTTACTAGCAACAGTATCTCGCTAGTGGTGTGGCAAGCCATGGGGACGATGGATGGTGGCGAAGCTGTCGAACTCCCGGAATAGTCTCCCACGTTACCCACAAAACCGCTTCCTGTTCAATCCTCTCGTGAGTTGTTTCATGCTACGTTTTTTATTCTTAGTCCTCTCTATTCTCACCGTTCCGACGCTGCTCGGCTGCGGCGACTCTTCGGGGTTGGTAAAAGTCAGTGGGACCGTTTCCGTGGACGGAAAACTATCGGACAAGGGAGGGATTACTTTTATTCCTGTCGATGGTCAGTCGCCGACCGCGGGGGCCGAGATCATCGACGGAAAATACACTTCGATGGTGCCCTTGGGGGAATCCAAAGTGCAGATCCGTATCCCGAAGGTTGTCGGGACGCGGAAGCTGTACAACACGCCAGACAGTCCAGAGCAGGAAATTCTCGAGGAGGTGCTGCCACCGAAGTACAACAACCAGACGGAGTTGATTTTGGTCGTGGAGGGAGGGTCGATGCAAAAAGACTGGGACCTGCCCTCTGAATAACCCTGTTTTTACTTGAGTTGCGCCAGCTACGGTTTAATTAGGATTTCCGCGTATCCGAC
Coding sequences within it:
- a CDS encoding DUF1559 domain-containing protein, which encodes MLRNAPKRAFTLVELLVVIAIIGILVGLLLPAVQSAREAARRMQCSNHLKQWALAFHNHHDAFKAFPKGSSNGAALRQTWVMYLWPYVEQTSLYNMTDLKSHFYVEPNTIPFTLDGPTGKHVSIYLCPSDSGTIDQNDPGSRYQRTRGNYVVNWGNSWYGQNPQPAASAPFSHNNGNRSMPNKTTFGSISDGTSNTLLMSEYLIAKSSADNDWRGDIHNDDGVFRFHTLMTPNTSAPDIIRNGWFQTPNDPQMPAAAGTEQQNAARSRHTGGVTTAYCDGSIHFTSNSISLVVWQAMGTMDGGEAVELPE
- a CDS encoding PSD1 and planctomycete cytochrome C domain-containing protein, which codes for MAKQTLFPGLGWLPNVLLAALTGLCSVSLVNPLAGAADIDFAKDIQMVLARRCYACHGPDLQEGSIRFDDRTSLIAEADSGLPPLTPGKASQSELIRRITTEDESERMPPEGKPLTETEVAALAAWIDSGAEYKLHWAFQPISRPPVPEVSTPAWSRQPLDNFILSKIEQAGLAPVAEASAQSLVRRTYIDITGLPPTPEQVAAWSHDWSDQKYTQLVDQLLADPAFGERWARNWLDVVRFAETNSYERDGIKPNAWKYRDYVIRAMNSDKPYDRFVREQLAGDELDEVTPDSLTATGYYRLGIWDDEPADPLQAKFDGYDDLVATTSQGFLGLTLNCARCHDHKIDPLLQKDYYSMVAFMRDVTEYAERGDLTTNNQIDINADVGEQYDVLESRKRTMEQETRKIEQAAIQKMTATEQRATEGAGRRQVLKERMQQFVDAETWDTYQSLKQEVREIGKQLQNLPPRETVLGLAVLNAHPEQTFVQLRGSPHAPGDPVDLTFPKLIGGGAPQIPEPPADAKSAGRRRVLADWIASDDNWMTARVIVNRIWLHYFGRGIVRSPNNFGLMGDPPTHPELLDFLATELIRNNWQLKNIHRMILQSSTYRLRTQPTDELEAQDPGNDLFCHQNLRRLSAEQIRDSVLTVTGQLNAVRFGESMYPELSAEVLASQSQPGKGWGQSSAAEQSRRSIYVHVKRSLPVPMLSAFDFPETDISCEARFLTTQPGQALSMLNSDWMQQQAEYFLKRVEAEVGNDLRQQAKRCLELALSKPAQEIDVAELLDLVARLKTQYELDDHAARHAMCLVTLNLNEFFYLD